Proteins found in one Brachyspira murdochii DSM 12563 genomic segment:
- a CDS encoding ABC transporter permease family protein, translating to MIKSNILTLIISIIITLTAFLTINYSTNKDTDTSLSYINIMNTNYKNSRDYALDEYYIYDYKDKVNKLKEVFKSNPITARLKYRASLISYIGEEEIVINGIDIKNDNEVFDILKNETAKNFDSSNSIIISKSIASVLDVNTNDTVILKLITKTGHYNAEEYTIIEISEKLDYNYALIDIDNLNNFIGMKDAATEVYVKKNIMDFNNYNNDIKTIFGDDFYIYSKSDILGENYNISEDNKIINIYILLVYLFVLFSVFLFINSYTVRTYKILLKSKVLFSFIGFIISFIIYFIIVKLYYKTDFIFNYIYACMLAVNILSVLSSNLKYNILENLFIVKEENYNKNKNLLIVIGLSFTYALVFILLYLSFISFTNNISNNKKLESIVRIVKDNTSENTFLFNGSVDDNIYNMLYREIESYDRYAEIERVFNFPVGVVIRTGSIASRVYTYEKNILESGLSISNIIIEGEIFESPKREIIIGKDLANYLNLKIGDALSLIAKASRGWLETGYFYVSGIYDLKDRNYDIIGDITAMNSFIHLKEGDKSPYNESIIVFSDNDNMYSLLAKSDFVNSNNLRAVSANEEYYTEHSGLDKNIVILFIISLAFTLSLLSSSILSIFHRRLSKFIMGWYKKVLLNVLYLVSLLSSIVVSVLIIFILIPFSLKFLLFSISISVLSFVLSLLISNYNNI from the coding sequence ATGATAAAGAGTAATATATTAACATTAATAATATCTATAATAATAACTTTAACTGCATTTTTAACTATAAATTATTCTACTAATAAAGACACTGATACATCTTTAAGCTATATTAATATAATGAATACAAATTATAAAAACTCAAGAGACTATGCTTTAGATGAGTACTATATATATGATTATAAAGATAAGGTGAATAAATTAAAAGAAGTATTTAAATCAAATCCTATAACTGCAAGGCTAAAATATCGTGCTAGTCTTATATCATATATAGGCGAAGAAGAGATTGTTATAAATGGTATTGATATAAAAAACGATAATGAAGTTTTTGATATATTAAAGAATGAAACAGCAAAAAATTTTGATTCAAGTAATTCTATAATAATAAGTAAATCAATAGCTTCTGTTTTAGATGTTAATACTAACGATACTGTTATACTAAAACTCATTACAAAAACAGGTCATTATAATGCTGAAGAATATACTATTATAGAAATATCAGAAAAACTAGATTACAATTATGCTTTAATAGATATTGATAATTTGAATAATTTTATAGGAATGAAAGATGCTGCAACTGAAGTTTATGTTAAAAAAAATATAATGGATTTTAATAATTATAATAATGATATTAAAACTATTTTTGGTGATGATTTTTATATATACTCAAAAAGTGATATTTTAGGAGAAAATTATAATATAAGTGAAGATAATAAAATAATTAATATTTATATATTATTAGTGTATTTATTCGTATTGTTTTCAGTATTTTTATTTATTAATTCATATACAGTACGCACATATAAAATATTATTAAAAAGCAAAGTATTATTTTCTTTTATTGGTTTTATAATATCATTTATTATATATTTTATTATTGTAAAGCTGTATTATAAAACAGATTTTATATTTAATTATATATATGCCTGTATGCTTGCTGTAAATATATTATCAGTTTTATCGTCCAATTTGAAATATAATATTTTAGAGAATCTATTTATAGTAAAAGAAGAAAATTATAATAAAAACAAAAATTTGCTTATAGTAATAGGTTTATCATTTACTTATGCTTTAGTTTTTATATTATTATATTTGTCATTTATTTCATTTACAAATAATATTTCTAATAATAAAAAATTAGAAAGCATTGTGAGGATAGTAAAGGATAATACCTCAGAAAATACATTTTTATTTAATGGCTCTGTAGATGATAATATATATAATATGCTCTATAGAGAAATAGAATCATATGACAGATATGCAGAAATTGAAAGGGTATTTAATTTTCCAGTTGGCGTAGTTATAAGAACTGGAAGTATAGCTTCAAGAGTATATACTTATGAAAAAAATATATTGGAAAGCGGACTTAGCATATCTAATATTATAATAGAAGGAGAAATATTTGAAAGTCCTAAAAGAGAAATCATTATAGGAAAAGATTTGGCTAATTATTTAAACTTAAAAATAGGAGATGCTTTGTCATTAATAGCAAAAGCTTCAAGAGGCTGGCTTGAAACCGGATATTTTTATGTGAGCGGTATATATGATTTGAAAGATAGAAATTATGATATTATAGGAGACATTACTGCTATGAATAGTTTTATACACTTAAAAGAAGGCGATAAATCTCCATATAATGAAAGTATAATAGTTTTTTCTGATAATGATAATATGTATTCTCTTTTAGCTAAAAGTGATTTTGTAAATAGTAATAATTTGAGGGCTGTATCTGCAAACGAAGAGTATTATACAGAACATAGCGGATTAGATAAAAACATTGTTATTTTGTTTATAATATCTTTAGCATTTACTTTATCTTTGCTGTCTTCGTCAATACTATCTATTTTTCACAGGCGTTTATCAAAGTTTATAATGGGCTGGTATAAAAAGGTATTATTAAATGTATTATATTTAGTGTCTTTACTATCTTCTATTGTAGTATCTGTATTGATTATATTTATACTTATTCCTTTTAGTTTGAAGTTTTTATTATTTAGTATATCTATATCTGTACTTTCTTTTGTATTATCTCTTTTAATATCTAACTATAATAATATATAA
- a CDS encoding metallophosphoesterase, protein MNFLQKISKRNKIIFLIVIVLFICITLYMYKTAHSLRVRYITLEFEDLPESFDNTKIALAADMHAGLYIPESHVKNMSALINNEKPDIILFAGDYIYSAPHKFSHYDEENTKKFANGIKGLEAKYGKYAVLGNHDNWENTYDVSNALYSNGFKVIDNNISFITNEMGEYISIGGVGDFLTDKVDFEAATKNIKSNNFHILLSHEPNIPLKRAKDKGYTEVIDLFLSGHTHGLQISFLPMWVWEGLNKNKEYPHFPVIYGIMNYGKMKAYVTSGIGAVLMPFRLLAYPEVVIINLKRK, encoded by the coding sequence ATGAATTTTTTACAAAAAATATCAAAGAGAAATAAGATAATATTTTTAATTGTTATAGTATTATTTATTTGTATAACTTTGTATATGTATAAAACTGCTCATTCTTTGAGAGTAAGATATATTACATTAGAGTTTGAAGATTTACCTGAAAGTTTTGACAATACAAAAATTGCTTTAGCAGCCGATATGCATGCAGGGCTTTATATACCTGAAAGTCATGTAAAGAATATGTCTGCTTTGATAAACAATGAAAAACCAGATATAATATTATTTGCAGGCGATTATATTTACAGTGCTCCTCATAAGTTTAGTCATTATGATGAAGAAAATACAAAGAAATTTGCTAACGGTATAAAAGGATTGGAAGCAAAATACGGAAAGTATGCTGTATTAGGCAATCATGATAATTGGGAAAATACTTATGATGTTTCAAATGCTCTATATTCAAACGGATTTAAAGTTATAGACAATAATATTTCATTTATAACAAATGAAATGGGAGAATATATATCTATAGGCGGTGTGGGAGATTTTTTAACTGATAAGGTTGATTTTGAAGCAGCTACTAAAAATATTAAGTCAAATAATTTTCATATATTATTATCGCATGAACCAAATATACCTTTAAAAAGAGCAAAAGACAAAGGATATACTGAAGTTATAGATTTGTTTTTATCAGGTCATACTCATGGACTTCAAATAAGTTTTCTTCCTATGTGGGTTTGGGAAGGTTTAAATAAAAATAAAGAATATCCTCATTTTCCAGTAATTTACGGCATTATGAATTATGGAAAGATGAAAGCATATGTAACCTCTGGTATAGGGGCGGTGCTTATGCCTTTTAGATTATTAGCATACCCAGAAGTTGTTATAATAAATTTAAAGAGAAAGTGA
- a CDS encoding BspA family leucine-rich repeat surface protein has product MLKYKPQTLKELYKLTENENIYLGDIDTSLIKDMSGLFSGSKRKDFSGIETWDTSNVVNMNSMFSFASNFNHNINNWNVSNVENMGYMFRDAAKFNQPLDKWNVHKVKIMNYMFNDAFSFNKDISSWNVESVKDMSYMFRGCSKFNQTLNSWNVSNVENMYCMFVQASEFNQPLNDWDISNVKDTSYMFYLASKFNQPLDKWNVHKVKNMSYMFGGTYNFNQYNSLENWDISQVNSMENIFQFCNNFKNFKNLKWTLYLHVLDDDYYGNDIIKNNLKEIYKISSESKNKKIIAFKRKLENTYYDELKDLSNCKIFTSIEEAENYTKKNLNKKDEKKVDFIKKANVLIKDKSREADIKVIKYIYLKYLELKKYIYLIIEIDSIIDLLDKESFLSFAYDIYRETGKETAQLIYGLYGGYEALEKIYKKYGESKLFFKILYLNKKNEYTIKILFNIYNNAQKIATKNNALDILIEIARDKKIPFYNLELKYNSNIGFDKNSEKILDENYKLILNNDYSVSIFDIKMNKILKSIPRSLDNNKKEEIKHIREQADNMIKKFSYILNKLLIAGDKYDYNFFKEVFIDNPIMNKFDLSLIWNLYDINNNFITTFRYSGDGSYTNSDDKEVKIDDNTFISLASPIEMEEETITKWKNQLEDYELLQPIKQLSIIKLDRNNLENEINKLQNIEIAYGTFKAFGTRYGMMSSYTEYRTIKEYNLSLDNRDTFIIKAQIDGEADYKDKVKINIEFKSDENKEISKRFIYTILVFMIWDFRLTNLF; this is encoded by the coding sequence ATGCTAAAATACAAACCGCAAACTTTAAAAGAATTATATAAACTAACAGAAAATGAGAATATTTATTTAGGCGATATAGATACAAGCCTTATTAAAGATATGAGCGGATTATTCTCTGGAAGTAAAAGAAAGGATTTTTCTGGAATAGAAACTTGGGATACTTCTAATGTTGTGAATATGAATTCAATGTTTTCTTTTGCATCAAATTTTAATCATAATATAAATAATTGGAATGTATCTAATGTTGAAAATATGGGGTATATGTTTAGGGATGCAGCTAAATTCAATCAGCCTCTTGATAAATGGAATGTTCATAAAGTAAAAATTATGAATTATATGTTTAATGATGCTTTTAGCTTTAATAAGGATATTTCATCTTGGAATGTTGAGAGCGTTAAAGATATGAGTTATATGTTTAGGGGATGCAGCAAATTTAATCAGACGCTCAATAGTTGGAATGTATCTAATGTTGAAAACATGTATTGTATGTTTGTACAAGCTTCGGAGTTTAATCAGCCTTTAAATGATTGGGATATATCAAATGTGAAAGATACATCATATATGTTTTATCTTGCTTCAAAGTTTAATCAGCCTCTTGATAAATGGAATGTTCATAAAGTAAAAAATATGAGTTATATGTTCGGCGGTACTTATAATTTTAATCAATATAATTCTTTAGAAAATTGGGATATTAGCCAAGTTAATTCAATGGAGAATATTTTTCAATTCTGTAATAACTTTAAAAATTTTAAAAATTTGAAATGGACTTTATATTTACATGTATTAGATGATGATTATTATGGTAATGATATTATAAAAAATAATTTAAAAGAAATTTATAAAATATCATCTGAAAGCAAAAATAAAAAAATAATAGCCTTCAAAAGAAAATTAGAAAATACTTATTATGACGAATTAAAAGATTTATCAAACTGCAAAATTTTTACAAGTATAGAAGAAGCAGAAAATTATACCAAAAAGAATTTAAATAAAAAAGATGAAAAGAAAGTTGACTTTATAAAAAAAGCTAATGTATTAATAAAAGATAAATCAAGAGAAGCTGATATAAAAGTAATAAAATACATATACTTAAAATATTTAGAATTAAAGAAATATATTTACCTTATTATTGAAATTGATTCTATTATAGATTTGCTTGATAAAGAAAGTTTTTTGAGCTTTGCTTATGATATTTATAGAGAAACAGGTAAAGAAACAGCACAATTAATTTACGGATTATATGGAGGATACGAAGCATTAGAAAAAATATACAAAAAATACGGAGAATCAAAATTATTTTTTAAGATACTATATTTAAATAAAAAAAATGAATACACAATTAAAATACTATTTAATATATATAATAATGCCCAAAAAATAGCAACAAAAAATAATGCTTTAGACATTTTAATAGAAATTGCAAGAGATAAAAAAATTCCTTTTTATAATTTAGAATTGAAATATAATTCAAATATTGGCTTTGATAAAAACAGCGAAAAAATACTTGATGAGAATTATAAATTAATATTAAACAATGATTATTCTGTAAGTATATTTGATATAAAAATGAATAAAATATTAAAATCAATTCCAAGAAGTTTAGATAATAATAAAAAAGAAGAAATAAAACATATAAGAGAACAAGCTGATAATATGATAAAAAAATTCTCATATATATTAAATAAATTACTTATTGCAGGTGATAAATACGATTATAATTTTTTCAAAGAAGTTTTTATAGATAATCCAATAATGAATAAATTTGACTTATCACTTATATGGAATTTATATGATATAAATAATAATTTTATAACAACATTCAGATATTCAGGAGACGGAAGTTATACCAACTCAGATGATAAAGAAGTAAAAATTGATGATAATACTTTTATAAGTTTGGCAAGCCCTATTGAAATGGAAGAAGAAACTATTACAAAATGGAAAAATCAATTAGAAGATTATGAATTATTGCAGCCTATAAAGCAATTAAGCATAATAAAACTTGATAGAAATAATTTGGAAAATGAAATAAACAAACTACAAAATATAGAAATCGCATACGGCACTTTTAAAGCATTTGGCACTAGATATGGAATGATGTCTTCATATACAGAATACAGGACAATAAAAGAATATAATTTAAGTCTTGATAATAGAGATACTTTTATAATAAAGGCTCAAATTGATGGTGAAGCTGATTATAAGGATAAAGTAAAAATAAATATTGAGTTTAAAAGCGATGAAAACAAAGAAATATCAAAAAGATTTATTTATACTATTCTTGTATTTATGATATGGGATTTTCGTTTAACTAATTTATTTTAA
- the feoB gene encoding ferrous iron transport protein B, producing the protein MKLTELDIEEGFVVDKVATDGEIRQRIIEMGFTPGAKGWIVRKAPLGDPIQVHIMDYEISLRKSEANGIEVDKSNFEIKKERVLKPIEHKELKEDEASLTENKSDIAKKIKVPSNNTKLKIALAGNPNSGKTTIFNALTGANYKVANYPGVTVEKRQANMMYNGYTYDLIDLPGVYSLSAYSQDEVVACDVLLNEKPDFIINVIDSTNLERNLYLTLQLVELGIPIVCVLNMYEHAEKNGVNINEKILTELFKLPVMKVHGNKYESVVMILEKIEEMYKSGNKLHQDSAIRYGEEVEKSIEIITNKMQGDISNLHKRWLAIKALEKDERAIHSIRRECNNGGDVIETLNKEIIKLENSMNAKTDSIMADKRYSYIRGALQEAVHRDNIQAFNFTEAADVIFLNKWLGLPIFLVVLWLIFKITFTVGAYPQGWLEMGIGALSGFVGSLLPEGSLIQSVIVDGVIGGVGAVLSFLPLVLILFTGISFLEDSGYMARAAFLMDKIMHKLGLHGQSFIPLFLGFGCTIPAVMAARTLRSKKDKVVTVLITTFMSCGARLPVYILFIGAFFAPKMAASVMFSIYMIGVLMAFIMAFIFRKAFFKGEETPFVMELPPYRIPRAKAVLRHMFDRGLMYIKKAGTYVFAASIIIWALMTFPQYKPTDADNQRFMNEAKTLMASQGLDVNDEEAVNTEFERLVSSEGLKHSYAGKIGTFIEPVLKPLGFDWRIGIGLVAGGAAKEVLVSTIAQIKSIEDGDEAVLTESLRNDPVFNPIVAYTLLLFVLLYFPCFAAIGVIGSEIGKKWIPFLMLYTLAVAWIVSFAFYQIAGRIAGII; encoded by the coding sequence ATGAAACTAACTGAATTGGATATTGAAGAAGGTTTTGTTGTTGATAAAGTAGCCACTGACGGTGAAATTAGACAAAGAATTATAGAAATGGGTTTTACTCCGGGGGCTAAAGGCTGGATTGTAAGAAAAGCACCTTTGGGAGACCCTATACAAGTTCATATAATGGATTATGAAATATCTTTAAGAAAGTCTGAAGCTAATGGAATCGAAGTTGATAAATCTAATTTTGAAATAAAAAAAGAAAGAGTATTAAAACCAATTGAACATAAAGAATTAAAAGAAGATGAAGCTTCATTAACTGAAAATAAAAGCGATATAGCCAAGAAGATAAAAGTTCCTTCTAACAATACAAAATTAAAAATAGCATTAGCTGGAAACCCTAATTCTGGAAAAACAACAATATTCAATGCACTAACAGGAGCAAATTATAAAGTTGCAAATTACCCCGGTGTTACTGTAGAAAAAAGACAGGCTAACATGATGTATAACGGATATACTTATGATTTGATTGATTTACCAGGTGTTTATAGTTTAAGTGCTTATTCGCAAGATGAAGTTGTTGCTTGCGATGTTTTACTTAATGAAAAGCCGGATTTTATTATAAATGTTATAGATTCTACAAACTTAGAAAGAAATCTCTATCTTACATTGCAGCTTGTAGAATTAGGTATTCCTATAGTATGCGTACTTAATATGTATGAGCATGCTGAAAAAAACGGAGTTAATATTAATGAAAAAATTTTAACAGAGCTTTTTAAACTTCCAGTAATGAAAGTACATGGCAATAAATACGAAAGTGTTGTTATGATATTAGAAAAAATAGAAGAGATGTACAAATCTGGAAACAAACTTCATCAGGATTCTGCTATAAGATACGGAGAAGAAGTTGAAAAATCTATAGAAATAATTACAAATAAAATGCAGGGTGATATAAGCAATCTTCATAAAAGATGGCTTGCTATAAAGGCATTAGAAAAAGATGAAAGAGCAATTCACTCTATAAGAAGAGAATGCAATAACGGCGGAGATGTTATAGAAACTCTAAATAAAGAAATCATAAAATTAGAAAACTCTATGAATGCCAAAACTGATTCTATAATGGCTGATAAAAGATATTCATATATAAGAGGAGCTTTGCAGGAGGCTGTTCATAGGGATAATATACAGGCATTCAACTTTACTGAGGCTGCTGATGTAATATTTTTAAATAAATGGCTTGGTCTTCCAATATTTTTAGTTGTATTATGGCTTATATTTAAGATAACATTTACAGTAGGGGCATATCCTCAGGGTTGGCTTGAAATGGGTATAGGAGCATTATCTGGTTTTGTAGGCAGTTTACTTCCAGAAGGCAGTTTAATACAGTCGGTTATTGTTGATGGTGTTATAGGAGGAGTAGGTGCTGTATTATCATTTCTTCCGCTTGTACTTATACTTTTTACAGGTATTTCATTTTTGGAAGACTCTGGATATATGGCAAGGGCTGCATTTTTAATGGACAAAATAATGCATAAATTAGGGCTTCATGGTCAGTCATTTATACCTCTTTTCTTGGGTTTCGGCTGTACTATTCCAGCTGTTATGGCAGCACGTACATTAAGAAGTAAAAAAGATAAAGTTGTAACTGTTTTAATTACTACATTTATGAGCTGCGGAGCAAGACTTCCAGTATATATACTTTTTATAGGTGCTTTCTTCGCTCCAAAAATGGCTGCTTCTGTAATGTTCAGCATATATATGATTGGCGTGTTAATGGCATTTATAATGGCATTTATATTTAGAAAAGCATTCTTCAAAGGTGAAGAAACTCCTTTTGTAATGGAGCTTCCGCCATACAGAATACCAAGAGCTAAAGCTGTACTAAGACATATGTTTGACAGAGGACTAATGTACATAAAAAAAGCTGGTACTTATGTATTTGCTGCTTCAATAATTATTTGGGCTTTGATGACTTTCCCTCAATACAAACCTACAGATGCAGATAATCAAAGATTTATGAATGAAGCTAAAACATTGATGGCAAGTCAAGGTTTAGATGTTAATGATGAAGAAGCTGTAAATACTGAGTTTGAAAGATTAGTTTCTTCTGAAGGATTAAAACATAGCTATGCTGGTAAAATAGGTACTTTTATAGAACCTGTATTAAAACCATTAGGATTTGACTGGAGAATAGGAATAGGTCTTGTAGCGGGAGGAGCTGCTAAAGAGGTATTAGTATCTACTATAGCTCAGATTAAATCCATAGAAGACGGAGATGAAGCCGTACTTACTGAATCTTTAAGAAATGATCCAGTATTCAATCCTATAGTAGCTTATACACTGCTTTTATTTGTACTTTTATACTTCCCATGTTTTGCGGCAATAGGAGTAATAGGTTCAGAAATAGGTAAAAAATGGATACCTTTCTTAATGCTTTATACATTGGCTGTTGCATGGATAGTAAGTTTTGCTTTCTATCAAATAGCTGGAAGAATAGCAGGTATTATTTAG